The Bacillota bacterium sequence TTTTTGGTGGGCGGGTCCGCAGAAAATTTTTCGTTTTCTTGCGGGGTTTTCATTGACAAGCTCGGCCGGGTCGGATAAACTAGGGATAAAGTTAAGGTACCTTAATATTATTAAGGTCCTTTACTAAATGCGGGGGGTTATAAGATGTCTATTCTGATCATCGGCGGAGACAGGCTGGGCAGCATTTTGGACAACCTGCGCCGTCTCGGATTCAAGGATATCCGGCACGTTTCCGGGCGCAAAAAGGGCGACCTGGAGCTTAAGGTCACCCAAAACGTGGATGTCGTGCTCGTCTTAACGGACTACGTGAACCACGGGCTGGCCCGGAAGATCAAGGGAACCTGCCGGAATGGACCTTGCCGGACCGTCTTCGCGCGTCGTGCCTGGTGCCACATCAAAAGCGAGATGGACCGGGTACTGTGCGATGAGTGCTGCGGTGCCGGAAGCTGTCCCCGCCGCGCCAAGGGAGCCTGAGGCGGATGGTCGCACGGCCGGGTCTGATGGTGTGTAGCAATGCGCTCGAAGGAGAACACACCAAAACCGTATTTGGGGATGGTCGCACGGCCGGATCTGATGGTGTGTAGCGTCGTCCCGCCCGCCGTTGACCGGAGCGCCTACGAGTTGGGGATGGTCGCCCGACTGGATCTGATGGTGATGTAGCCAGGTTTGTCTCGGCAAGGGGACGTCAGGTCCGGCAAACGTCGTAGAGAAACTCGGAAATGGAGAGATGGGTCTTGCGGGTATTAGTCGCCGAAAATTCCCGGTGCACGTGCTGCATGGGTGCCGCGCCCGCAACCGTCCCCGCCGTGCCGCAGGAGCAAAAGCCCGACTTGTACGACGTCTATCACGACACCATCGAATGCCTGGTG is a genomic window containing:
- a CDS encoding DUF2325 domain-containing protein, translated to MSILIIGGDRLGSILDNLRRLGFKDIRHVSGRKKGDLELKVTQNVDVVLVLTDYVNHGLARKIKGTCRNGPCRTVFARRAWCHIKSEMDRVLCDECCGAGSCPRRAKGA